The Hevea brasiliensis isolate MT/VB/25A 57/8 chromosome 1, ASM3005281v1, whole genome shotgun sequence genome has a window encoding:
- the LOC110657788 gene encoding protein NUCLEAR FUSION DEFECTIVE 4-like, with protein sequence MGETWRFAVHVLNGRWFSVFASFIIMAGAGATYLFGTYSKDIKATIGYDQKAPNLIGFVKDLGANVGVLAGLIAEATPTWFVLFTGSAMNFVGYFMIWLAVTGKVAKPRIWHMCLYICIGANSQNFATTGALVTCVKNFPESRGVMLVLLKGFVGLSGAIFAQLYLAIYGNDSKSLILLIAWFPAALSVVYVYTIRTMKTERQPNELRVFYHFLYVSIVLALFLMAMSILEKIISFSKGAYAASATVVCLILFTPLLIAIIEEWVQWNLKKKEAMKPPTELTIQKPREIASEDEGSVKSSASKEKKDKAERSCFLTIFDKPERDEEYTILQALLSIDMLILFAATFCGFGTSLTAVDNLGQIGESLGYPTKTVNSFVSLVSIWNYFGRVFSGFVSENMLIKYKTPRPLMMTFVLLSCIGHLIIAFPFPNSVYVASVIMGFSFGAQLPLLFAIISELFGLKYHSILFNCGQLASPLGSYILNVQVTRILYGNEATKELKAKGLDRSAVKELVCIGVECYKKPFIILSSAALFGALILLILVVRTRKFYSGDIHKKFRERQGFC encoded by the coding sequence atggGTGAGACATGGCGATTTGCAGTGCACGTGTTAAATGGGAGATGGTTTTCAGTTTTTGCCTCCTTCATAATCATGGCTGGAGCTGGTGCAACATATCTGTTTGGAACTTACTCTAAAGATATAAAAGCCACTATTGGGTATGACCAAAAAGCTCCGAATCTTATAGGTTTCGTCAAGGATCTTGGTGCCAATGTTGGGGTCCTTGCTGGCCTTATAGCTGAAGCAACACCAACATGGTTTgtgcttttcacaggttctgcGATGAATTTTGTTGGGTATTTCATGATTTGGCTGGCTGTGACTGGCAAGGTAGCCAAGCCTAGAATTTGGCATATGTGTCTTTATATTTGCATAGGAGCCAATTCCCAAAATTTTGCCACTACAGGAGCTCTTGTCACTTGTGTCAAGAATTTCCCAGAAAGTAGAGGTGTTATGTTGGTTCTTTTGAAGGGTTTTGTTGGGCTAAGTGGAGCTATCTTTGCCCAACTTTACCTAGCCATCTATGGAAATGATTCCAAGTCCCTCATTCTTCTCATTGCTTGGTTTCCTGCTGCTCTTTCTGTGGTTTATGTGTACACAATTAGAACAATGAAAACTGAGAGACAACCTAATGAGCTCAGAGTCTTTTACCATTTCCTCTATGTCTCAATTGTGCTAGCATTGTTTCTCATGGCCATGAGTATACTCGAAAAAATCATTAGTTTCTCCAAAGGAGCCTATGCAGCAAGTGCTACTGTGGTTTGTTTAATTCTTTTTACACCTCTCCTGATTGCCATTATAGAAGAATGGGTTCAATGGAACCTCAAGAAAAAGGAAGCAATGAAGCCTCCTACTGAACTAACCATACAGAAGCCAAGGGAAATTGCATCAGAGGATGAGGGATCAGTGAAATCTAGTGCCTCAAAAGAGAAAAAAGACAAAGCTGAAAGATCTTGCTTCCTTACTATATTTGACAAGCCAGAGAGAGATGAAGAATACACAATCTTACAAGCACTTCTTAGCATTGACATGCTAATCCTATTTGCTGCAACATTTTGTGGGTTTGGTACAAGCTTAACAGCAGTGGACAACTTGGGTCAAATTGGTGAATCACTAGGATATCCAACAAAAACAGTGAATTCCTTTGTTTCCCTAGTGAGTATATGGAACTACTTTGGCAGGGTCTTCTCTGGATTTGTCTCTGAAAACATGCTTATCAAGTACAAAACCCCTAGGCCATTGATGATGACCTTTGTCCTGCTATCCTGCATAGGCCACCTTATCATTGCCTTCCCTTTCCCTAATTCAGTGTATGTAGCCTCAGTGATAATGGGATTCTCATTTGGTGCACAATTGCCTTTGCTTTTCGCCATAATTTCTGAGCTATTTGGCCTCAAGTACCACTCCATATTGTTCAACTGCGGCCAATTGGCAAGTCCTCTTGGGTCATATATACTGAATGTGCAGGTCACTAGAATTTTGTATGGCAATGAGGCAACCAAAGAGCTAAAAGCTAAGGGTTTGGATAGATCAGCAGTGAAGGAATTGGTCTGCATTGGAGTTGAATGTTACAAAAAACCATTTATAATTTTGTCTTCTGCTGCTTTATTTGGTGCTCTCATTTTACTGATTTTGGTAGTGAGGACAAGGAAGTTTTACAGTGGTGATATACACAAGAAATTCAGAGAGAGACAAGGATTTTGCTGA